One segment of Candidatus Gastranaerophilales bacterium DNA contains the following:
- a CDS encoding YitT family protein yields MQNLIRKFIFLTLGAIIAAFALEGFLVPNRIIDGGVVGISIMCHTLTSKPLGLFIFCLNLPFLFLAYKKFGKRFVLSTLYSVSVLSIFVTVFKTTQVTNDFTLAAVFGGVILGLGVGLILRNEGSLDGTEIVSIRLAKKIGFSVGEIIMFFNVFIFLAAGFLYGWSQAMYSILTYFIAYKVIDIVIEGLNESKSIRVVSDFSNEIGQAIINDLDASVTYIDAEGGFSGAKKRIVFCIISRLELMKLKKIIKDIDPTAFIAIENVHEVEGVRIKKKKI; encoded by the coding sequence ATGCAAAATTTGATAAGGAAATTTATATTTTTAACACTGGGAGCCATTATCGCAGCGTTTGCACTTGAAGGGTTTTTAGTCCCGAACAGAATTATTGACGGCGGAGTTGTCGGCATATCTATTATGTGCCATACTTTAACGTCAAAGCCATTGGGATTGTTTATTTTCTGTTTGAATTTGCCGTTTTTGTTTTTGGCATACAAAAAATTCGGAAAACGATTTGTTTTATCAACATTATATTCGGTTTCAGTATTATCAATATTTGTCACGGTTTTTAAAACTACGCAGGTAACAAATGATTTTACTTTAGCTGCTGTTTTCGGCGGTGTAATATTGGGTCTTGGCGTCGGGTTAATTTTGAGGAATGAGGGCTCTCTTGACGGAACAGAGATTGTATCTATCAGATTGGCTAAAAAAATCGGATTTTCAGTTGGCGAAATTATTATGTTTTTTAATGTATTTATATTTTTGGCTGCAGGATTCTTGTATGGTTGGAGTCAGGCTATGTATTCGATTTTAACCTATTTTATTGCGTATAAAGTTATTGATATTGTTATTGAGGGGTTAAACGAGTCGAAATCAATTAGGGTCGTTTCTGATTTTTCTAATGAAATCGGGCAAGCCATTATAAATGATTTGGACGCAAGTGTTACTTATATTGATGCTGAGGGCGGGTTCTCTGGGGCTAAAAAACGAATTGTTTTTTGTATAATATCAAGGCTTGAGTTGATGAAGTTGAAAAAGATAATTAAAGATATTGACCCTACTGCTTTTATCGCAATCGAAAATGTTCATGAAGTAGAAGGCGTAAGAATTAAGAAGAAAAAAATATAA
- the dnaA gene encoding chromosomal replication initiator protein DnaA, whose translation MDDIVKIWDAVLDIAKDEIPPSTFGPWVLPLVPHNYDGNSFSVLSGQSLAVQIIAKNCQPILVSALKKVVGSEVALNVIYDEELSKKLKKKSAKSRREDLIADLENKLAPSKYESLKQMRSSTNLNLKYKFENFVVGENSKLAYFASTAVAKEPGKKYNPLFIYGGAGLGKTHLMQAIGHQILFEHGLKVKFVTTEEFLNDLINAISHGSDKTTKMNNFRDKYRKVDVLLIDDIQFLEGKQRTEIEVFNTFEALHNAGKQIVITSDRPPENIPALSDRLRSRFQWGLMVDIGVPDLETRMAILQKLARENHMELPFNVVEFLAQVYKNNVRELEGAFNKISAYSALYQNEITVDEVKKIIKYSENKINITIDGIIDAVAEYYNVSVEDLKGTSRFAKIASARQVAIYAAREITGESFPYIGEKFGKKHTTILYSYEKIKEEISKNSELSQDVTDLINKIND comes from the coding sequence ATGGATGACATTGTAAAAATATGGGACGCCGTCCTTGACATAGCAAAAGATGAAATACCCCCGTCTACGTTTGGACCTTGGGTATTGCCTTTGGTGCCACATAATTATGACGGAAATTCTTTTTCGGTTTTGTCGGGGCAGTCTTTAGCTGTGCAAATTATTGCAAAAAATTGCCAACCGATTTTAGTCAGTGCTTTGAAAAAGGTTGTCGGTTCAGAAGTTGCTTTGAACGTCATTTATGATGAAGAATTGTCTAAAAAGCTAAAGAAAAAAAGTGCAAAATCCCGCAGGGAAGATTTGATTGCGGATTTAGAAAATAAGCTTGCCCCATCAAAATACGAGTCTTTGAAGCAGATGCGTTCATCTACAAATTTGAATTTGAAATATAAATTTGAAAATTTTGTTGTAGGTGAAAATTCTAAACTCGCTTATTTTGCCTCGACTGCTGTTGCAAAAGAACCCGGGAAAAAATATAATCCATTATTTATCTATGGGGGTGCTGGGCTTGGCAAAACCCATCTTATGCAAGCTATCGGGCATCAAATTTTGTTTGAGCATGGTTTAAAAGTTAAATTTGTCACTACAGAAGAATTCCTCAATGACCTTATAAATGCAATCTCTCATGGGTCTGATAAGACTACAAAGATGAATAATTTTCGGGATAAATATCGAAAAGTCGATGTTCTTTTGATTGATGATATTCAATTTTTAGAAGGCAAACAGCGTACTGAAATTGAGGTTTTTAATACATTTGAAGCACTCCATAATGCAGGTAAACAAATTGTGATTACAAGTGACAGACCTCCGGAAAATATCCCTGCTTTATCAGATAGGCTTAGAAGCCGCTTCCAATGGGGACTTATGGTCGATATTGGAGTACCTGATTTGGAAACTCGTATGGCAATTTTGCAAAAATTGGCAAGAGAAAATCACATGGAGCTTCCTTTTAATGTCGTTGAATTTTTGGCTCAAGTCTACAAAAACAATGTAAGAGAACTTGAAGGTGCTTTTAACAAAATAAGCGCTTACAGTGCTTTGTATCAAAACGAAATTACTGTTGATGAAGTTAAAAAAATAATTAAATATTCTGAAAACAAAATCAATATCACAATCGACGGAATAATTGACGCTGTTGCCGAGTATTACAATGTGTCTGTTGAAGATTTAAAAGGTACTTCAAGGTTTGCTAAAATAGCTTCCGCAAGGCAAGTTGCAATATATGCTGCTCGTGAGATTACGGGTGAAAGCTTCCCTTATATCGGAGAAAAGTTCGGGAAAAAACATACAACTATTCTCTACTCTTATGAAAAAATTAAAGAGGAAATCTCTAAAAATTCTGAATTATCTCAAGATGTCACGGATTTGATTAACAAAATTAATGATTGA
- a CDS encoding UDP-N-acetylmuramoyl-tripeptide--D-alanyl-D-alanine ligase — translation MKLTVEELVKATNAELIKAEDLLSEFSISTDSRTVKKGQIYLPLKGEKFDGAQYIASSLERGASGYFTSDPSLCHEEATCIFLVEDTKIAYLQIARFIRRKYNPITIAITGSSGKTTTKEMMASVASVAFKTHKSILNHNNEIGLCQTILSMPKDTNVLIVEMGMRGLGEIELLSKYAEPDISIIANVGSAHVGRLGSLNNIALAKCEITSHQHKEGTLFAHDDKLIKKNNKYEGETSYFSLDDSALKILELNSTNSVFEYKNQIYKLNIEGEHNIQNALPVINAGLKLGIKPEDITKGLAEFKQIEKRWEMENISGYNVLNDSYNANPDSMAAAIRTFTKSYASPKILVLGDMGELGKDEKKYHNELGHIIATMDYDCLLTFGSLAKFIKPKNMRVRQHFETKNEIVSYIKDNIPKGANILLKASRSMKFEDIIEELKNI, via the coding sequence ATGAAGCTTACAGTTGAAGAATTGGTAAAAGCAACTAATGCTGAACTTATTAAAGCGGAAGATTTATTGTCTGAGTTTTCCATCTCTACAGATTCAAGAACGGTTAAAAAAGGACAAATTTACTTGCCTTTAAAAGGTGAAAAATTTGACGGTGCTCAGTATATTGCTTCTTCTCTTGAACGTGGTGCGTCTGGTTATTTTACTTCAGACCCTTCTTTGTGCCATGAAGAAGCGACTTGCATTTTTTTGGTAGAAGATACAAAAATCGCTTATCTTCAAATTGCAAGATTTATCCGCAGAAAATATAACCCAATAACAATTGCGATTACAGGTAGTAGCGGAAAAACTACTACTAAAGAAATGATGGCGTCTGTTGCTTCTGTTGCGTTTAAAACTCACAAGTCAATCCTTAATCATAATAACGAAATTGGGCTTTGCCAGACTATATTGTCTATGCCAAAAGATACCAATGTTTTGATTGTTGAAATGGGTATGCGTGGACTTGGCGAAATTGAGTTGCTGTCAAAGTACGCAGAGCCTGATATATCAATCATTGCAAACGTAGGTTCAGCTCATGTCGGGCGATTGGGGTCTTTAAACAATATTGCTCTTGCTAAATGTGAGATAACCTCTCATCAACACAAAGAGGGCACTTTATTCGCTCATGATGACAAGTTGATTAAAAAAAATAACAAATATGAGGGCGAAACTTCTTATTTTTCACTTGATGATTCTGCTTTGAAAATACTGGAGCTCAATTCTACAAACAGTGTTTTTGAATATAAAAATCAAATCTACAAATTAAATATCGAAGGCGAACATAATATCCAAAATGCTTTGCCCGTTATTAATGCAGGTTTGAAATTGGGTATAAAGCCTGAAGATATAACCAAAGGTTTGGCTGAATTTAAGCAAATCGAAAAACGTTGGGAAATGGAAAATATAAGTGGATATAACGTTTTGAACGACAGCTACAACGCAAACCCTGATTCAATGGCAGCTGCTATCAGAACTTTTACAAAAAGCTATGCTTCACCAAAAATACTTGTTCTTGGCGATATGGGCGAGCTTGGGAAAGATGAAAAAAAATATCATAACGAATTGGGTCACATAATAGCTACCATGGATTATGATTGTTTGTTGACCTTTGGTTCACTCGCAAAATTTATCAAGCCTAAAAATATGAGAGTAAGACAACATTTTGAGACTAAAAACGAAATCGTTAGTTACATTAAAGATAATATTCCAAAAGGTGCTAATATTTTGCTCAAAGCCTCAAGGTCTATGAAGTTTGAAGATATAATCGAGGAGTTAAAAAATATATGA
- a CDS encoding redox-sensing transcriptional repressor Rex: MHKRISEKVINRLTLYHCILVDYMEKNIEVISSPQIAALLQIDDSQVRKDISHLNNIGKCRVGYIVKDLKESIEKTLGFEKPKDAFIVGAGNLGLALAKYDNFESYGLNVLALFDNDPLKVDMSVNSKQIFHISKLPNLTSRLSVEIAILTVPREHAQKTAEFLIDSNIKYIWNFTPSVLNVPSDIQVWNENLMGNFLQFTYNIQ, translated from the coding sequence ATGCATAAGAGAATTTCAGAAAAAGTTATTAATAGACTTACTTTGTACCATTGTATTTTGGTTGATTATATGGAGAAAAACATTGAAGTTATCTCTAGTCCTCAAATTGCTGCTTTGCTTCAAATTGACGATTCTCAAGTACGTAAGGATATCAGCCATTTGAATAACATTGGCAAATGCCGTGTGGGTTATATAGTGAAAGATTTGAAAGAATCTATTGAAAAGACATTAGGGTTTGAAAAGCCTAAAGACGCTTTCATTGTAGGGGCGGGGAATTTAGGTTTGGCTCTTGCAAAATATGACAATTTTGAAAGTTATGGTTTGAATGTTTTGGCTCTTTTTGACAATGACCCGTTAAAGGTTGATATGTCTGTTAATAGCAAGCAGATTTTTCATATTTCTAAATTGCCTAATTTGACAAGTAGGTTAAGTGTTGAGATTGCTATTTTGACAGTCCCGAGAGAACATGCACAAAAAACAGCTGAATTTTTAATTGATTCTAATATTAAATATATTTGGAATTTTACGCCTTCAGTTTTGAATGTTCCATCTGATATTCAGGTGTGGAATGAAAATTTGATGGGTAATTTCTTGCAATTTACTTATAATATTCAGTAA
- the aspS gene encoding aspartate--tRNA ligase: MTCKTSMKTNGCGELTSKNIGETITLAGWASAVRDLGGIIFIELRDRTGVFQLVSDPNKNPEVYKIIQKVKSEYVLQATGVISMRPDETYNDKLPTGEVEIYPTELKILSEAQPLPFPLESEDVSEDVRLKYRYLDIRRPQTIENLKVRHNVVSAIRNYLNNNSFLEVETPILINTTPEGARDYLVPSRVHEGKFYALPQSPQIFKQLLMVGGVERYYQVAKCFRDEDLRADRQPEFTQVDMEMSFVNQDDVISMVEGLLIDAFKAAGVEVKPPFVRMPWQEAMDRFGSDKPDTRFGLELFDVTDIMEASTFQAFKDVIAAGGTVRAIRIPGIAGYSRKEMDDVRNLAIKFGAKGLAWVTYMESGEVKSPVFKFLNEEQIAEIQKRANADKGDIVFFVADKPKVVFDVLGRFRLYFGDKLGMIDDKKHNLLWVVDFPMFEWSEEEGRFMAMHHPFTSPNLDDLDKLDADDLGHVNSIAYDIVYNGTELGGGSVRIHSSDVQSKIFKALRLSDEDVQEKFGFMVNALKYGTPPHAGLAIGLDRLIALLCRTESIRDVIAFPKNSSAKCLMTDAPVHASEAQLRELHLKLAVKSK; the protein is encoded by the coding sequence ATGACTTGTAAAACATCGATGAAAACAAACGGCTGTGGAGAGCTGACAAGTAAAAATATAGGCGAAACCATTACTCTTGCAGGATGGGCATCTGCCGTCAGAGATTTAGGCGGCATTATCTTTATTGAATTGAGAGACCGCACAGGGGTATTCCAATTGGTTTCTGACCCTAATAAAAATCCTGAAGTTTATAAAATTATTCAAAAAGTAAAATCTGAATATGTCCTTCAAGCGACAGGCGTTATTTCTATGCGACCTGATGAAACCTATAACGACAAGCTTCCTACAGGTGAAGTTGAAATTTATCCTACAGAGTTGAAAATTCTTTCAGAAGCTCAACCTTTGCCTTTCCCATTGGAAAGTGAAGATGTTTCAGAAGATGTTCGTTTAAAATACAGATATTTAGATATAAGAAGACCTCAAACTATTGAAAATTTGAAAGTCAGACATAATGTCGTTTCTGCAATAAGAAATTATTTGAATAATAATAGTTTCTTAGAAGTTGAAACTCCGATTTTGATAAATACAACTCCTGAAGGAGCTCGTGATTACTTGGTTCCGTCAAGAGTCCACGAGGGCAAGTTTTACGCTTTGCCACAATCACCTCAAATCTTCAAGCAATTGTTGATGGTTGGTGGCGTTGAAAGATATTATCAAGTTGCAAAATGTTTCCGTGATGAGGATTTGAGAGCTGACAGACAGCCTGAATTTACTCAAGTTGATATGGAAATGTCTTTTGTAAACCAAGATGATGTCATCTCAATGGTTGAGGGGCTTTTGATTGATGCTTTTAAAGCTGCAGGTGTTGAGGTTAAACCTCCTTTTGTTCGTATGCCTTGGCAAGAAGCTATGGACAGATTCGGCTCTGATAAGCCTGATACTCGCTTCGGATTAGAACTTTTTGACGTTACTGATATTATGGAAGCGTCTACTTTCCAAGCGTTCAAAGATGTTATCGCTGCAGGCGGTACTGTTAGAGCGATTAGAATACCGGGAATTGCCGGATATTCAAGAAAAGAAATGGACGATGTCAGAAATCTCGCTATAAAATTTGGTGCAAAAGGCTTGGCATGGGTTACTTATATGGAATCAGGCGAGGTTAAATCTCCTGTATTTAAGTTCTTGAACGAAGAACAAATTGCAGAAATTCAAAAACGTGCTAACGCTGATAAAGGGGATATCGTATTCTTTGTAGCTGATAAGCCAAAAGTCGTTTTCGATGTTTTAGGTCGTTTCAGATTATACTTCGGCGACAAATTAGGCATGATTGATGACAAAAAACATAATTTGTTGTGGGTAGTCGATTTCCCGATGTTTGAGTGGAGTGAAGAAGAAGGTCGCTTTATGGCTATGCACCACCCATTCACATCTCCAAATTTAGATGATTTGGACAAGCTTGATGCTGATGATTTGGGTCATGTTAATTCAATAGCTTACGATATAGTTTATAACGGTACAGAATTAGGCGGCGGAAGCGTTAGAATACACTCATCAGATGTTCAAAGCAAAATATTTAAAGCTCTTCGTTTGAGTGATGAAGACGTTCAAGAAAAATTTGGTTTCATGGTTAATGCTTTAAAATACGGTACACCTCCGCATGCAGGTTTGGCAATCGGGTTGGATAGATTGATTGCTCTATTATGTAGGACAGAGTCTATTCGTGACGTTATTGCATTCCCGAAAAATTCTTCTGCAAAATGCTTGATGACAGATGCTCCTGTCCACGCAAGCGAAGCTCAATTAAGAGAATTGCACTTGAAACTTGCAGTCAAATCTAAATAA